From Treponema sp. OMZ 787:
GTGTTTCCGGTAAAGGAAAGAGACTCCTTGGGATTAAAGAGCATATCCTTTTTGGGACTTACCTGTAAGAGAAAATAATGCAAGGCACCTACTGCAATCTTTTCGGCAGCTGCTGAAGCATCTCCTACTTCCTTTTCTCTTCCGTTTTCTTCTATTTTTTTTAGAGCCTCATCTTGAAGAGAATTGATAAGGTCATCGGCATCCACTACCGTGCCCTCTCGGCTTTTCATCTTTCCTTCAGGTAAGTTTACCATTCCGTAAGAAAGATGATAGAGGTCGCGAGCCCATTCAAAACCAAGTTGTTTTAAAACATAAAAAAGAACCTGAAAATGATACTCCTGCTCGTTTCCCACAACATAGATCATTTGGTTAAAGGGCCAATCCTTGTGGCGGGAAATTGCTGTTCCTATATCCTGTGTCATGTAAAGAGAAGTGCCGTCGCTCCTCAGCAAGACTTTTTTGTCGAGCTTGATGGGAGCAAGGTCAACCCAAACAGAACCGTCTTCTTCCTTATAAAAAACTCCATCTTCCAAGCCTTTTAAAATCTGATCCTTTCCTTTTAAATAAGTTTCGCTTTCATAATAAAGTTTATCGAAGGAGATACCGGTTCTTTTATAGGTTTCCTGAATGCCGCCTATTGCCCAGCCGTTCATCATCTTCCAAAGATTAATGAGTTCGGTGTTTTTTCCGGCCTCCCAATCCAAAAGCATCTGCTTTGCCTCGGCCTCGGCTTTTTCAGGATTTTGTTCACTGTATTTATGGAAGGCAACATACATATCCCCGACAAAGCGGTCTGACTTTATATTTTCGCTTTCGGGAGTTTTTCCTTCGCCGAATTTTTGATAGGCTATCATGGACTTACAGATATGAACGCCCCGATCGTTTATAATGTTTACCTTAAAAACATCGGCCCCGCAAAATTTTAAAATACGAGAAATACTTTCACCCAGAGCATCGTTACGCAGGTGCCCTAAGTGGAGGGGCTTATTTGTGTTCGGGCTTGAAAACTCAATCATAATTCTCTTGCCTAAAAGAGAAGAGGTTTTCCCGTAGTTTTCTTTTTGACTTAGCACCTTGTCCAAAACATTCGAAGCCACGTCTCCCTTGGCAAAAAAGACGTTTAAATATGGGCCTAGAGCCTTAGGCGTTCCGTATTTTTTTATTGTCTCGTTTTCCAAAAGACGGGCACAGACATCTGAAGCAATCTTAGCCGGAGCCGTTTTAAAGCTCTTTGCAAAGGTAAAAAGAGGAAAGGCCGCATCCCCCATCTCAGGATTGGGCGGCGTTGTTATATTTATATTTTCGGGTAAAATCTTATCACAATTTTCGGGAGCTATTCCGTTTAGAGTATCGGCAATGATTTTTTGCCATGTAGTTTTAATATCTTCCATAATAAACGGATTATACCGTATTTTTTGAAAGTTTTCAATCGGGTTCTGCTTGCATAAAAATGCCAAAAATGCTAGAATAACCCACAATTTTTAATGAGGTGAAATATGATTAGAGGTGGAGATATAGCTAAGGGCACGGTTTTGCTCAATAAGGGTACTCCCTATTTGGTTGTTGAACGGGAATTTGTAAACCCCGGAAAGGGAGCTGCCTTTGCCCGTGTTAAAATGAAGAATTTAAGGGATGGATCTGTTTTAATGCAGACTATCAAAACGGCAGATACCGTTGAAGATGCTGTAGTAGATACCCACAAAAGTCAGTATCAGTACAAGGACGGAGACCAGTTTATGTTCATGGATACGGAAAGTTTTGAATCAATTTCCGTACCGGCCGAAACAGTAGGCGACAAGGAGCATTATCTAAGAGAGGGCGATGAGTACGATATTCTTATATGGGAAAATGAGCCTATCGATGTAAGGATTCCTACAAAGATGATCTTCATTGTTGAGCAAAGCGAAAACTACATAAAAGGAGATACGGTTTCGGGTGCAACAAAGCCCATAGTTACTGAAACAGGACTAGTGGTAAGAGTTCCTCTCTTTATTAAGCAGGGCGAAAAAATTCTGGTAAATACCGAAACAAACGAATATCAGGAAAGAGTTAACAACTAACCTTTATTCAAAGGACTGTAATTAAGGGGATACCCCCTTAATTACTTATTAATTAAGTTAAGCTACTACGGAAGCTGATTCTGAAAGCTCGTGAATGTAGCCGGTGCGGACGCACATATCAAAAAGATCTTTTTCTATAAAATCTTCACTAACCTTTTGATAGCCTTCTTTATCCATACAAATACGCAGGATGTATCCGGCATCAGTTTCTTGCAAAATAGAACAATATGAGGCATCGCCTTGAGTAGTTTTTATCGAATATAATTTCATACTTTCCCTCCGTATAATATTATTTTCGGTATACAAAATAATACCTTTAGGATATAATACTTCTCATGTACACAGATGCCCATGTCCATATTTTGGACACAATAGAAGAATTGACTTCTCAGAACATAGAAAACCCGATTTTAAACACTTTTGATAAGGAAATATTTTTTTGTGCTTCTTCAAATGAATCAGCCCGCTTTGAAACTCAAGAAAAAATATGCAGGGAAAATTCCGAGAATTTTATTCTTTCTTTCGGAATACACCCTCAATGCCCTATAGACAACGAAATCCCTTATTTAGAAAAACTTATCATCGAAAAGAAAATATCGGCAATAGGGGAATGCGGTTTTGATCTATTCGATGAACATTACAAAAGTACATTGGAAGAACAAAAAAAAGTATGGAAAATACAGTTGGAGCTTGCAGTAAAATCTGGACTCCCAATAGTGGTACACTGCCGAAAAGGTTTACACCTCATATTCAATGATGTAAAAACTTTAAAAAAAATAAATGCAGTTATCTTTCACGGATGGGCAGGCTCTGTAAACGAAGCAAGGTCGCTTTTAAAAAAAGGCGTAAATGCATATTTTTGTATCGGCAAGGGCCTGCTCCGTGGACAAAAAGCTCAAATTGAAACGGCCGCAAATTTAGAAAAGAAAAGAATTTTAACGGAAACGGATGCCCCATATATGAGTTTAAAAGAAGAAAAATTTTCACTCCCTACAGATATAAAAAAAGTATTTTCCGTGTTTGCAGAAATATGGGCTGAATCGGCAGGGCTTGTAAACTATGATGAGCAAAACTACAAAAATTATACGGAAGAATTAAAATATTCCCTCTTTGAAAATTTTAAAAAAGCATATAGTATTAACTTTAAAGGCAATTGATTTTTTTTTTATCTTATTTTAAAATAAGCCATATGAAACAATTTATAAGAATTTTTATGGGCGGTGATGTTTGCGGGAATTTAGGTCTTGAAACCTTGCAAAAACATTTGCCCTCTATAATAGAAAAAGAAAAAATAGATTTTTGCGTGGTAAACGGAGAAAACACGGCACACGGTGTAGGAATAAAAGATGATCAAACGGAGGCTTTTTTTAATGCAGGTGTCGATGTTATAACCGGCGGAAATCATACGCTGGAAAGATTTGAAATACGCATGAACTTCGGAAAAGATAAACGAGTTTTGCGTCCGCACAACTTTCCTCTGGCTCAAGGTTCCGGGCTTGCCATTATCGAAAAGAACGGAATCAAATACAGCGTTATAAATCTTCAAGGCAGGGAAAATATGAGAGCCATCGACTGCCCCTTTCAAACTATCGATTCTCTTTTTTCATCTCAAAGCCGGGATGACTTATCCGAATCGCTAAATATTATAGACTTTCATGCAGAATCCACAATGGAAAAAGAAGCTCTTGCATTCTATGTCGACGGACGCGTCTCGCTTTTTGCAGGAACACATACGCACACCCAAACAGCTGATGAAAGAATCTTACCGAACGGTACAGCCTATATTACCGACCTTGGAATGATAGGTGCAAAAGAATCCGTTATCGGAGGCAGTCCATTTACGGCTATAACAAGAACAAAGAGTCAGGTTCCTCAGCGTGTAGAAGTTTTGGAAGACGGAGTTGCAATATTTTGCGGTTTAGTTGCCGAGATAGATCTCGAAACAAAAAAAGCTGTTTTAGTAAAAAGAATTCAAATCAGCTCTTAGAAAATTATAAATGATTAAACAAATATCATTTTTTTAAAAATCTACCTTGCCTGAAATTCCGGCATTTATGTTAAGCAAAAAAGAATTTGATAAAGCGGATGAACCTTCAAATTCTGCAAATATCTTGATTTCTCCATGCGAACCTATTTTTGTTGATTGCGAATGTTTAAATGAAAATTTATAATTAAGTTTTTGTAAGCTATTATTTTGTGAAAACTCTATAGAAAGTTTTTCTTCCCTGCTATCCGACAAAGGTATTTTTGAAAAACTTTCTATTATTAATCGGGGAAGAGAACCGCCGCCCCTATAAGAAAATAGTGCACTGAATTTTTCTTTCCATTCATCGGTTGAAAGTTTTGAGTTTCCTATTTTTGAAGCCGCATATAAAAATTCATTTTCAAACCCAAGCTTATTATTTGAATTAAAGAAAAAATATAGGCTATGGTTTGAAGTAAAATTAAATTTAAAAAAGCTGTTTCCAAACGAAAAACCGAATTTATAAAACCTGTTTAATTCATCTTGATCATAAAAGTTAAACCAATCAAAATAACCGTATTTACCCGAAATATTTAAGGCCGTGTACTTAAATGAAAAATCAATTCCGTATATATTGTTTTGTCCGGAATTTGTTTGAGAAGATTGTACTAGTCTTGATACGGATGTTCCAAATTCCAGAGGAGTATATAAATCATCGATAGTTCCATTTATAAGTCTTGAAATGTTAAAGCCGTAAGAATTAAAAAAGCTATAATAAATTTCATTATTACCGCTTTGAATTTCTTTGAGGACTTTTTGGTCAAACATGTCATACAAAAACGGTTTAGAAAAAAGCCAATATTGACTACCCATACCTGTAAATAAAAATCTTAGATCAGCAGCATAGGTATTTTGATTTTCAGCCTTACTGCCAATCTTTTCTTTTGTAATCTTTCTTTTAATAATCGGAGAGAAAAATATTTTTATTGTATTAAAGGGTACGGAAATTTCAAAACAGGTTTCATCAAGAACTTTCTTTTTTCCTTTATTTTGAAAAACCGTTTTTGAAAACGCATCGAAGTTAAAGCCTGATAATTGAATACCCTCTTTATTTTTTTCATTAGGGAAATAGTTAAATAAAAAGGTTATCCCGCAGTTTCGATCTTCAGCATTTTTTTCACCCTGAGAATACATATCAATCAGGCTCTTTGTCCACGCAAAATTGTAAGAACTTAATGCAGGATTTAACAGAGTCTTATATTTTTGACCTACAAAAAAATTGATTTGACTATATATTGTTCCAAAATCGGCTTTTGGAATGATAGGCGATAGGGTTGTAATTATTTTTTGAGAAGTATAATCTTTATTATAATCAACTGATGTTGTATAATTAATGTTTATATACTTTTCAAAATTAATTTTATTTTCCCTTCTTAATATATTATCATGTATATTTACAAAAAAATCTTCGGATAAGTAAATAAAATAAATAGGCATGATGACCGAATGGCCGTAACTTTCAATCATCTTTGAATTATCAGAGAAAAAATTATTTTTTAAAGATAAAAATCCGGCAAATTTAATTTTCCATATATCGATAGCTGCATTTGTTTTGGTATGAGCATAGCCTAGTTTTTTATCAAGTTTTATATTCTCTTCAAAATAAAATTTCGGATTTGAAAAAACAGGCACAGAATTTTTTGAATAAAGAGTTCCGTCAAAACTATAATTAAAATAAGATTTATTTTGAAAAGCGTAGTATTGTTCTTTTGTTTTCAGTTTGCGGTCTGCACCTGCTTCAAATCCGAAAACGGTTCCTGTTTTTATGGTCTGATTTTTATAATCTAAACCGCTAGAAAGTTTATATGTGTCTATCGGATTAGTTTTTTGTTTTGTAATTTCCCAATCTCCTGAACCGGCAAAAAACATATCCAGCCCGGAAATCGGACTCCAATGGACACCTCCTGCAAAGCGTACAAGCCCTGAGTCGGAATAAGTTAACCCCTCCTTCCACTGTATTTCGATAATATCGTTTGAAAGCACAGGCTCATTTATAGTTAAATTATGATTTGATTCATTATAATCAAAATCGAATATCCGTATTTTATTTTTAAAAACACGTATGCTTCCAGGAATTGCCGTATCGGGTAAAATAAAACCGGGAGACGGAAGATAGTTTTTGAACACTATCTGTACAGGGAAAATATATTCTGTAGAAATATTCGAAATATATGCTTTATAATCTAAATTTAGGAAAGGAAACATTTGTTTAACTTCGCTAAAATCATAATTTTTAGAAGCATCCACAACTTGAATGAATTGTATTTTTTGAAAATCGCCTAAAAAACTTCCGCCTGATTCAAAAGATGCTTTAAAGTTTAAATCTTCATTTTGTGTATGTGTATCAACAATAATCAAAGAAGATGTTGAAGATTCTGAAGCCTCATAGCGGGAAGCAATCTCAAAAGGAGAAAAATGATTTTTCTTTAATACCAATAAGTCTTTTCCAAAAACATTTTCTTTATAGGAATTTATTGTCTGATGTGTATTAATAAAATTAACTATTTCGTTCACTTCCGGAATAGTCCCCAAAGCTGAAAAATAATTTTTAATATTGACCAAATGCTTATTTGCAAGATTATTCGTATCATTAGGATTGCTCTCCAAATCAAAATAATTTACGGCGACTCCATCAGGATAAGATTTTTTTAAAGATAAAGTTTTTAAGCGGGGATCGATAACAAATTCATCGGGACTTAACGGTCTCCACTGTGCTCCTGCAAAATCCTTTACAAAGACAAATACAGGTTTTCCATATAGGTTATCTACAGGTATATAAAAATGTCTCGCTTTTTGCCAAGAGTTAATCGAAATTTTATTTTCTATAATTTCCGTACTGCCGTAATATGTTTTTGAATTGTATTCGGAACTTTCATATCTGAGCAGCGTATCGGCACTCCAATTTTTTCCGGCAAATGTTCCCATTATACCCGGACTGATGAACTTACCGCCTCCGGTATCTATGTATCCATAGTTAAGAGGAAACTTTATATTATTATTTGCTGCACGTATATGTTTAATCGGAGATTCTTCTTTTCCAAAATAGCCGAAAGCCAAAGAACTTTTTTTATAGTCATCCTTATAAAGCGTCTCAAAATAAAAAGCCTGATTCAGTAATAACGATAAAGATAAATTTGCCTTTTGTTTAAACACTCCCTGAAAAGAATTTACCTTTGCGTAACCGGCAAAAAATTCAAAAGAGGAAAGACCCAAAAATTCCAGATCCCAAAACCCGTCCAAAAAAA
This genomic window contains:
- the argS gene encoding arginine--tRNA ligase, encoding MEDIKTTWQKIIADTLNGIAPENCDKILPENINITTPPNPEMGDAAFPLFTFAKSFKTAPAKIASDVCARLLENETIKKYGTPKALGPYLNVFFAKGDVASNVLDKVLSQKENYGKTSSLLGKRIMIEFSSPNTNKPLHLGHLRNDALGESISRILKFCGADVFKVNIINDRGVHICKSMIAYQKFGEGKTPESENIKSDRFVGDMYVAFHKYSEQNPEKAEAEAKQMLLDWEAGKNTELINLWKMMNGWAIGGIQETYKRTGISFDKLYYESETYLKGKDQILKGLEDGVFYKEEDGSVWVDLAPIKLDKKVLLRSDGTSLYMTQDIGTAISRHKDWPFNQMIYVVGNEQEYHFQVLFYVLKQLGFEWARDLYHLSYGMVNLPEGKMKSREGTVVDADDLINSLQDEALKKIEENGREKEVGDASAAAEKIAVGALHYFLLQVSPKKDMLFNPKESLSFTGNTGPYLQYMGARISSILRKAETDEGKERLKNGKLAASLLTHESEWELLKTLEAFPEQVERAALKKDPTALTSYLYELSKAFSRFYRDCPILSGDSADLSYTRMELARATKIVLQNAMNLVLIPFMEVM
- the efp gene encoding elongation factor P, with the translated sequence MIRGGDIAKGTVLLNKGTPYLVVEREFVNPGKGAAFARVKMKNLRDGSVLMQTIKTADTVEDAVVDTHKSQYQYKDGDQFMFMDTESFESISVPAETVGDKEHYLREGDEYDILIWENEPIDVRIPTKMIFIVEQSENYIKGDTVSGATKPIVTETGLVVRVPLFIKQGEKILVNTETNEYQERVNN
- a CDS encoding TatD family hydrolase — its product is MYTDAHVHILDTIEELTSQNIENPILNTFDKEIFFCASSNESARFETQEKICRENSENFILSFGIHPQCPIDNEIPYLEKLIIEKKISAIGECGFDLFDEHYKSTLEEQKKVWKIQLELAVKSGLPIVVHCRKGLHLIFNDVKTLKKINAVIFHGWAGSVNEARSLLKKGVNAYFCIGKGLLRGQKAQIETAANLEKKRILTETDAPYMSLKEEKFSLPTDIKKVFSVFAEIWAESAGLVNYDEQNYKNYTEELKYSLFENFKKAYSINFKGN
- a CDS encoding TIGR00282 family metallophosphoesterase → MKQFIRIFMGGDVCGNLGLETLQKHLPSIIEKEKIDFCVVNGENTAHGVGIKDDQTEAFFNAGVDVITGGNHTLERFEIRMNFGKDKRVLRPHNFPLAQGSGLAIIEKNGIKYSVINLQGRENMRAIDCPFQTIDSLFSSQSRDDLSESLNIIDFHAESTMEKEALAFYVDGRVSLFAGTHTHTQTADERILPNGTAYITDLGMIGAKESVIGGSPFTAITRTKSQVPQRVEVLEDGVAIFCGLVAEIDLETKKAVLVKRIQISS